In Coturnix japonica isolate 7356 chromosome 11, Coturnix japonica 2.1, whole genome shotgun sequence, the sequence GTCTGGGCATCAAGTGACGACCCTTTACTAAACCAGattaggtttattttttttagattatttttttttcctgtcctacTGAATTATACTTATAAGGTATTTACACAAAAATaacatgcttatttttatgACTGTTTAAGTAAATACTTATCTGCAAGTATTTAAAATCTATGTTTCTACTACATTTAATATACAGAATTCAACATGGAAAAACTTCTAGAAGAATCTACTGAGATGACAGCTTTATCATCaagagaaacagacaaaaatgatTTAAGCCAATGGTTTGGTATTTCCTCAGAACAAAAGCCTTGCAGTTAGTCTAGTTCTGGACATTTTTCACATCCCCAAATAATATGCTGTTGCTGCATTACATTAACTCAAACATTTTGTCAAACAACATTTTCATGTTCAGTCTAACGCTATGATTTCATCCTGCTCTTCTGTCTGCTCCATACGCACTCTCTTTGTACCGACGCTTTCTTTATCTTCTAGTTTTCTCTTGCGGCTCTTATTTTCTGCATCATCAGCATTACTTGAATGGCCTTCATCTTCAGAATCAATAATAAGTACATCATCTTGATCTGGAGCTGCAAAATACGTATTTTTAATTCCAACGGGTACTGTAAGGATAGTCTGCTCTCAAAACAAAGTGCACACAGGATGCCTCTAATGTAACAAACACATCTCAGAGCACTCTTTATCCATAGTCTTTGTCAACAAACTGCAAGAGTCTTCTGAATTTCTCTAAAACACATGAAATATGCTTTTCATGTGGTTATTCCCTTTTCATTAGGTTGtggaaaacatttcaataaCTCAAAAATTCCCATATTTTTAGGAGTTCCCACATTACCTAATGCGAATGCACAATTTTTTGCACGTACAAAGTAGAAGAACTGCATGCTATCTGCTGGAGTCCTTAAGAACCTTTAAACACAAAGCTGTAGGCCATCCTCACTTCTGGTTAGTGCATTCAGTAAAATTCTCCACTAGAAACCATGCTctatgagagagaaaatgtacAGAGAGGGAAGACTGGAACAGCGGGCAGACTTGAAAGAGCTAACAGACAACAATGGATGGTATAAAGAAGGGAAAGTAGAACCAAATGTGAACTTTCATGACATCTAGTGGACTTCAAGTAGAAACTCATCTTAAGAATTCATCTTGTGCTAGTTTCTAATGCTATCTGGGGCAGAGGGGCTGCTTTGTACTTAATTTGAATCTATATCAGTACTCGTATTTTTGCCATGCCTTACTCAGcaggtgaaaaataattatttttaagcaggtAGATTTTCGGTTAACCCGTGACACAGAATGAGATGTGATCACAGAGATCCACAAAGTAACTTAATCTGaagggagaaagcagcaaaCTCGATTCATTTCTGTCACACAATAGGGTGACTGGGAGATAGACAAAATGGGTTTAACTTTATTTAAATCGCCATGCAAATAGTGCATTTCAGTTGACACCCTCTCTCAAGCACCTCCAAGTTACATAATAAGGTGTATTTACTATACACCTTTGAGACAGCCTGTTCATTTTAACTATTCAGTATTATATTTACATGGAGGCATCTTGAGTACCTTTCACTTCATGCTGGCAAAGTGAAGTAACAAAATTCAAGTATTTTAATTGGGCTGAAAGActatttcactttatttaatATTGAGTGCTACTTACCTGTTGATGTTGAAGGCTGTGCTCCGTCATCACTACCATTGGTAATGTTTTTGGATGTTGGTTCTGTGGGTTTAGGGCCAACGTTTTCAGGGGTGTCGCCCACAACTTCAAATTCTACATCTTTTTCTAGgtcttcactgcagaaaaaacGTATAccattttaaacaacaaaaacattgctttttccacaaacaaaacatatctTTCAAATTATCAGAGTCCCTCCAACTGGGACAAAGTAAGGAAAATAtaagtaagaaaaggaaaatctgttcATCCCTCCTCTATAATTTGTGCTCTGTCTATTCATGAATACAGTTCCCCCACCAGTGCCATGCCATAAAATActtaggaaagaaaggaaatcattACCTTAGattacttttcttcctcaatctcacatttttatttgcactgaaaCTGCAGTGTGTTGATCCACTCTATATAATAAGTGCATTACTTATCCGAAGTTAAATATACACACGGATTATTTCAAAGTGACTTCTCTTTGCATTATCATATCTGAACACATGCAAATGATTTACTACTTCAGCAggtctttatttgtttttacacagTTGTTTCTCAACTTTCAGCTGCCCTAAAAGCAAATTCAGCTTCACACTATTTTTATGTTGCTTAATGAGCAAACTGTTCAGATACAATATTACCATttacttttgtatttaaaagaaaaattaagaaaaacaacacattgaactatattcatttattttaaataaaacattatataAGCAAGTTAATGTTTTAGATTTATTCACAAATTCAAAATTCACAACCAGAAACTCCCTGTGGAATTATTCTGTACATATACACAGAGGTCATTATTTCAGAATTCTTACCTATGAAGCACATTGATTAACAGAGTATAATCCTGGAGGAAATCATCTGCTTGTAGCCGAGTGCCATTTCGAATTCCAAACTCTGATAATTTCCTATGGTTATTTGCTAGAAAAATAGTGAAACACGGTGTGTATTTATACAAAGATTGTCTTTACTATTAAGAAATAAGTACTCCAGACGTTTAACTCATAAACTGAACATTAATACTGTCTGAATTGAAAGTAAAAGCTGACATTTAAACCTATCAAAAGTTAAGTCAAAGGATTCTGACTTATTTATGTTGCAAGTGTCATGTTCACTTAACTATTATTACATCTAGGAACATCTGGAGATAATATGTGTACTGCAATAGGGCTTGCAAGCAACATGAAAATAACACAACCTAAGAAactaaaaatgagaaagtgaAAGGGACTACAAAACAGGGGAAGAtaactgctgtgtttttattgctgaatGCCTGATTCCTGAGTGGAATCTTGATGCTCCAGTTGAAAGTATTTGATACGGGAAAGCAGAACAGTACACACAGCTAGACAACACCATGAGCTATTCTTAAGCCACTGACATACTTGCAAATTCAGTTCTCTTCAATTATTAGTCTACAGGCTGAGCACTAAACCACTTACTACAATTCCTTATATTTTagtttcttctcagtttttatctgcttttatcCAAAAAGCTCCAGTACACAtaccttctgtttctccttcttctgAAGAGATAAGAATGGTTCCCTTTCCATCATCTATCTGTACATCAGGTGCCACCATAGcaaatttttctttcactatctgaaaatattaatttcattataTAATCAATATCTGTTTTTATAATGTTCGTAAGACAAATAACCTTGAACtatgctgtttttcctgtccTCGTCCATGTTAAGGCATCTACTAAAAGCTtatactttctttcttctttctcatgaaaaaaaacaaactcattttgttACCTGAGTTCTTGGgatctaaaaaaataatgtctATGACATCTGTGATTTCACCTTTACAATTCCAGATGATGCgctgatttgattttttaattacttctttcaTAAAATGGTAGTTTTGGAAATGAGTTGTTACTACAAAACTGTAATACAGCTACTgaattattcaaataaaatgtttctatttttttcctgttaattacGAatagaacttaaaaaaaaaaacaaaatacataagaCCCAATACGAGGGCACACAAACAAGATGCATACTGACTAATCTAGCTTTTCTTTTAgtggagaaaaacacaaagaatagAGCAAATTTGACGAAGCTAACATTCAGTCAAAATATACTGAACAAAATCTTTAATAACGTACAGTACTGGAATTGAAAGCTAAAGCCACAGCTAATATTCAAGATTTACCTTGTCCTGGAGTGTTAGCACAGTAACTTTGTGTACATTAAGTCTCACAGTCACTTCTGGCTTACTTGCACACACATAACAGCTAGGATTTGGTGGATCCAAAGCACAAGGAACCAATAGCTTCTTTTTGGGATTTGGCTGCTTGTTCAAAAATATCTTGAAGACAGACAAGAACGAAACAAGTTATTCTGTAAGTAAAGCACTTAAAACCTGTTTCCCTACAGATTTGTTCTCTTAAGAATCCCAGTTTGTCCTGTTCCCTAATCCTCTTTTACATGCCCACTAAACAGGAGAAAGTGTGTATTACAGCCAGCCCATGATGACACCTGTGCTGACTAATCAGCTACTGCCAAACAGAGCTCTAACATGAAAATAGCATGTTTCAAGCGATGTCAGTCTGATTCTCCCTCTTATCCAGCAGCCAGTTTTCATGAAATCAGATGAACACAATCCTCAAGACTTCCACTTTTCTCTATGTAGTGGGTGAAAGTTCCTAATAGATTCAGaattactgaaacaaaatgtgatACGGAGTAAAACTACACACTAGTAAAAGAAGGTTAAATGACTGTAGAATAAATAACGAAtaacaagaaagagaagaattgTCTTATTCCCACTTACCGTTCTACACTGATCtatttttcctgataaaatCTTCAAACCCTCCAACACTATCAGACCAGCTATTATTGCATTAGTAGTAGCTATAGCTGGGATAATATTTCCTGCCATTGCTGCAAAAGAAGCAAGAGTGCATGgatttttaacagcaaatgaaatttCAAGCTTAGATTATTAAATAAAGCAGTACATTTTAACTCTTACACTTGATATCAAATCTGCTCTTCATATTCATACTGAAAACATGCATCCTGAGGTTTGCAGCAGAAGTGACAAAATCCATTGCAGAAGGGTCATCCTGAAGTTAATGgaaagtgcatttaaaaatcagGTTACACATTGGGAAAACTTTGCAACATAAGAGTCTGTATAATATTCCATTTCAAAGTATgtacatttcttcatttaaatagcAAGTTTAGACAGAACAGCAGTACTTTAAAAGCAtgtttagaaaatgtatttagtATTTTAATGCTGCTTGAGTATATGTTCAAAATAATGTCTAAATAACAGACCTTACAGTGCTTTATGCTTGATTTCAAGCACTGGTGTTTTACAAACAATAAGTATTTTCACCAACTGCTGTCatactgtttttctattttggCCATCACTCCCCCCTTTCTGACAcaccacatttttttcttacgTCAGGTGACAACTGACTACAGGAAGCTCACACTGTCGCTGGTGCTGAAGAATTccttgcttcttgtttttctcctgcagaactTGTAATGTGCCACATATCTACTGTCAGAGCTAATTGTGTCCAACTCTAGCTACAAACTACTGTACAAGAACATGTTTTAGAGAGAGttccagcaaaggaaaaacgGAGTGGCATTATTAACATATTTTCAAATCGAAAATATGGCACCTACTTCTtaatttgtgctttttaaagttagtaaattattttacatCACAATACTTAATCCACACATGTAATGTCATATCAAGTACCTAAGGCACGTATTTGTTTACTTACAGATAGGGCTTTTAGTGATGTGTCAGATATTTTTGTCCTTAGCAGCACTATGCTGTAATTAAACTCCATGACTCCAACATTTGCATTAAGTACACAGAATATGAAGTGTTTCTATGAGGTAAACTAACCTTATCCCATATAAGCTCAGCCCCATCACCTTTCTCAGCCAGGTGATGTCTCAGGGTTTCGACACTCTTTGAGAATAAGTGTGCATAGCTCTTGACATCGAGAACCTGCTGATCTTTCAAAACTGAGGATTCATTTTGTTGGTCAggtacatttttctcttcaggaaaagaaaaacaaaaacaaaaaacaaccaggaATATTTATAAACTCCAAAAAAAATTTCTCAAAGAACTCAGAATTTGCTGATTcaacaaaattaaatgttttctaaactGAAGAACAGCTCTTTTAAGCTATAGCTGCcctgaggtttgttttttccagtctgCAACTAACAGCTGTACTTCAGGGCATCAATAGATGTGCACAAGCTAAAACAAATGTCGGTTTTCGGCTTTTAGATAAAATGTATCAGTGTGTGCCCTAACGTCCCCTAGAATAAACTGGCATGCAACTTTGTGAAATAGCAATTCTCCATAACCAATACTgattattcaaaagaaaaattcccAAATAGTTtttagaaaaaatgttttctatatagagaaaaaaatttaTCTTCAGGAGTTATGAAGAAGCAGCGTGTTCAGTATCAGTACCCAATTGTGACAGTGGGAAAACATACTTGTCACAGAGCTGCATTAACAAACAAGAAATGCGACTTACAAGTATGTACCAGGAAGAGAAACAATTACCttgattttgtatttcagcCCAATCCAGTGGCACTGGAGGCTTTCTCTTCCTCCACAGCTTATCCATGGTCAGCAAATATCTAATGTCATCTTTGAAAAGCTGGGAAACATTAAAACagatatcttttattttttcatctcctttgaaaatgaaaaaacagcatTAGATGTAtgagtttttgcttttctccatgataatattttaaacaagacATACAAAATCAAACTCCACAAGAACAAACTCTCAATGCTTTGAGCAGAAAGTACATAGTTCTCATTAATTTGGGGGGCACCCAAATCAAGAAACTGTCACCTAAACTGTGTGTCCATGCGAAGCTATCACTACAGCTATCTGTATACTGTCCCCCTACAATACTGTTACCTATATGCCACTTAATTTCAAGAGGAAAATTACTATTCTCTATCAGTACTACAGTCTAAACTAATTTCCTCTCTGTAAACACTTTTTGCAACTACTTAGAAGCAAAACTCCACAGAATTTATGTTTTCTGATACCAGC encodes:
- the UBA2 gene encoding SUMO-activating enzyme subunit 2; the protein is MSAPASGPLGSELAEAVAQARLLVVGAGGIGCELLKDLVLTGFGNIDVIDLDTIDVSNLNRQFLFQKRHVGRSKAQVAKESVLQFYPEANIIAYHDSIMNPDYNVEFFRQFTLVMNALDNRAARNHVNRMCLAADVPLIESGTAGYLGQVTVIKKGVTECYECHPKPTQKTFPGCTIRNTPSEPIHCIVWAKYLFNQLFGEEDADQEVSPDRADPEAAWEPAEAEARARASNEDGEIKRVSTKEWAKSTGYDPVKLFTKLFKDDIRYLLTMDKLWRKRKPPVPLDWAEIQNQEKNVPDQQNESSVLKDQQVLDVKSYAHLFSKSVETLRHHLAEKGDGAELIWDKDDPSAMDFVTSAANLRMHVFSMNMKSRFDIKSMAGNIIPAIATTNAIIAGLIVLEGLKILSGKIDQCRTIFLNKQPNPKKKLLVPCALDPPNPSCYVCASKPEVTVRLNVHKVTVLTLQDKIVKEKFAMVAPDVQIDDGKGTILISSEEGETEANNHRKLSEFGIRNGTRLQADDFLQDYTLLINVLHSEDLEKDVEFEVVGDTPENVGPKPTEPTSKNITNGSDDGAQPSTSTAPDQDDVLIIDSEDEGHSSNADDAENKSRKRKLEDKESVGTKRVRMEQTEEQDEIIALD